In Anas acuta chromosome 6, bAnaAcu1.1, whole genome shotgun sequence, the following are encoded in one genomic region:
- the LOC137858984 gene encoding coiled-coil domain-containing protein 14-like isoform X1, which translates to MLRLMNEIEDCISLLPAVVGSTNVQTEIALALQPLRSENAQLRRRLRILNQQLRERERNEKTSGQSCNYELVSLQSLNMMLQTQLKESLKGLESLQAKNEELLKIIENQKEENKHLAKDIQDKEKELLENKQQYDIHSTKLKIEVEEALANVKSLQFNLEASEKENKILGITLRQRDAEVNRLRELTRTLQCSMAKLLSDLTADNIKPRSEKGLSKSLLEDYEKRMQPDPFPGSSSVMTYLKKLEMDHILTDTELQSSNKNGELQMLNLAYETFAAEENNINHIFSEERTSASRILPTLLKQDAETVSDSGTLIDEQSKLDETVYIPLTSSASKKQVVLGRTDGLHHTRGACKMLDFNCDLSNSLQQNRCETSKDPTILDKLSTGYSVKKSMENTLEVTGDKVKPGDKVQVKPKGAPSGVAKDCTDKPGQIQTHVPMPFQKEFPKKRGNEATDTSFISFDDISGRSEWSASSFSTFTSRDEEDFKNGLAALDANIARLQRTLQNTIMKQ; encoded by the exons GAGACTAAGAATATTAAACCAGCAACTCAGGGAGCgagagagaaatgagaagaCATCTGGACAGAGCTGCAACTATGAAT TAGTTTCCTTGCAGTCCTTGAACATGATGCTCCAGACTCAATTGAAAGAATCACTGAAAGGCCTAGAGTCGCTACAGGCTAAAAATGAAGAGCTacttaaaataatagaaaatcagaaggaagaaaacaaacatcttgCAAAAGATATTcaagataaagaaaaggaattgcttgaaaacaaacagcaatatGATATTCATTCCACCAAGCTCAAGATTg AGGTGGAGGAGGCATTAGCAAACGTGAAGAGCCTTCAATTTAACCTGGAAGcttctgagaaggaaaataagattttggGCATAACATTACGCCAGCGTGATGCAGAAGTTAACAGACTACGTGAGTTAACCAG AACTTTGCAGTGCAGTATGGCCAAACTTCTGTCAGACCTCACAGCAGACAATATTAAACCAAGATCTGAAAAAGGTCTCTCAAAGTCCCTTTTGGAAGACTATGAGAAACGGATGCAGCCTGATCCATTTCCTGGGAGTAGTTCAGTAATGACTTACcttaaaaaattagaaatggaTCATATTTTGACAGATACAGAACTTCAATCTTCAAATAAAAACGGAGAATTGCAAATGCTAAATCTAGCCTATGAAACGtttgctgctgaagaaaataatataaaccaTATATTCTCAGAAGAAAGAACATCAGCTTCCAGAATATTGCCAACCTTACTGAAGCAAGATGCAGAAACAGTTAGTGATTCTGGGACTTTAATAGATGAACAAAGCAAGTTGGATGAGACTGTTTACATTCCATTGACTAGCAGTGCCTCTAAAAAACAGGTTGTCTTGGGGAGAACTGATGGACTACATCATACTAGAGGGGCTTGTAAGATGTTAGACTTCAACTGTGATCTGTCAAACTCTTTGCAGCAGAATAGATGTGAAACGTCAAAGGATCCAACTATTCTGGATAAATTAAGCACTGGGTACAGCGTGAAAAAGAGTATGGAAAACACACTTGAAGTTACAGGGGATAAGGTGAAGCCAGGGGACAAAGTCCAAGTGAAGCCAAAAGGTGCTCCAAGTGGAGTTGCAAAAGACTGCACAGACAAACCAGGCCAAATTCAGACACATGTTCCAATGCCATTTCAGAAAGAGTTTCCTAAGAAACGAGGCAATGAAGCAACTGATactagttttatttcatttgatgATATATCAGGGAGGTCTGAGTGGAGTGCATCCTCTTTTTCAACATTTACTTCTCGAGATGAAGAGGACTTTAAGAATGGCTTAGCAGCATTGGATGCCAACATAGCTAGGTTACAAAGAACTCTGCAAAATACCATTATGAAACAATGA
- the LOC137858984 gene encoding coiled-coil domain-containing protein 14-like isoform X2, whose amino-acid sequence MLRLMNEIEDCISLLPAVVGSTNVQTEIALALQPLRSENAQLRRRLRILNQQLRERERNEKTSGQSCNYEFSLQSLNMMLQTQLKESLKGLESLQAKNEELLKIIENQKEENKHLAKDIQDKEKELLENKQQYDIHSTKLKIEVEEALANVKSLQFNLEASEKENKILGITLRQRDAEVNRLRELTRTLQCSMAKLLSDLTADNIKPRSEKGLSKSLLEDYEKRMQPDPFPGSSSVMTYLKKLEMDHILTDTELQSSNKNGELQMLNLAYETFAAEENNINHIFSEERTSASRILPTLLKQDAETVSDSGTLIDEQSKLDETVYIPLTSSASKKQVVLGRTDGLHHTRGACKMLDFNCDLSNSLQQNRCETSKDPTILDKLSTGYSVKKSMENTLEVTGDKVKPGDKVQVKPKGAPSGVAKDCTDKPGQIQTHVPMPFQKEFPKKRGNEATDTSFISFDDISGRSEWSASSFSTFTSRDEEDFKNGLAALDANIARLQRTLQNTIMKQ is encoded by the exons GAGACTAAGAATATTAAACCAGCAACTCAGGGAGCgagagagaaatgagaagaCATCTGGACAGAGCTGCAACTATGAAT TTTCCTTGCAGTCCTTGAACATGATGCTCCAGACTCAATTGAAAGAATCACTGAAAGGCCTAGAGTCGCTACAGGCTAAAAATGAAGAGCTacttaaaataatagaaaatcagaaggaagaaaacaaacatcttgCAAAAGATATTcaagataaagaaaaggaattgcttgaaaacaaacagcaatatGATATTCATTCCACCAAGCTCAAGATTg AGGTGGAGGAGGCATTAGCAAACGTGAAGAGCCTTCAATTTAACCTGGAAGcttctgagaaggaaaataagattttggGCATAACATTACGCCAGCGTGATGCAGAAGTTAACAGACTACGTGAGTTAACCAG AACTTTGCAGTGCAGTATGGCCAAACTTCTGTCAGACCTCACAGCAGACAATATTAAACCAAGATCTGAAAAAGGTCTCTCAAAGTCCCTTTTGGAAGACTATGAGAAACGGATGCAGCCTGATCCATTTCCTGGGAGTAGTTCAGTAATGACTTACcttaaaaaattagaaatggaTCATATTTTGACAGATACAGAACTTCAATCTTCAAATAAAAACGGAGAATTGCAAATGCTAAATCTAGCCTATGAAACGtttgctgctgaagaaaataatataaaccaTATATTCTCAGAAGAAAGAACATCAGCTTCCAGAATATTGCCAACCTTACTGAAGCAAGATGCAGAAACAGTTAGTGATTCTGGGACTTTAATAGATGAACAAAGCAAGTTGGATGAGACTGTTTACATTCCATTGACTAGCAGTGCCTCTAAAAAACAGGTTGTCTTGGGGAGAACTGATGGACTACATCATACTAGAGGGGCTTGTAAGATGTTAGACTTCAACTGTGATCTGTCAAACTCTTTGCAGCAGAATAGATGTGAAACGTCAAAGGATCCAACTATTCTGGATAAATTAAGCACTGGGTACAGCGTGAAAAAGAGTATGGAAAACACACTTGAAGTTACAGGGGATAAGGTGAAGCCAGGGGACAAAGTCCAAGTGAAGCCAAAAGGTGCTCCAAGTGGAGTTGCAAAAGACTGCACAGACAAACCAGGCCAAATTCAGACACATGTTCCAATGCCATTTCAGAAAGAGTTTCCTAAGAAACGAGGCAATGAAGCAACTGATactagttttatttcatttgatgATATATCAGGGAGGTCTGAGTGGAGTGCATCCTCTTTTTCAACATTTACTTCTCGAGATGAAGAGGACTTTAAGAATGGCTTAGCAGCATTGGATGCCAACATAGCTAGGTTACAAAGAACTCTGCAAAATACCATTATGAAACAATGA